A genomic window from Lotus japonicus ecotype B-129 chromosome 1, LjGifu_v1.2 includes:
- the LOC130732542 gene encoding 12-oxophytodienoate reductase 1-like: MASPNNPLITPYKMGNFNLSHRIVLAPLARMRSYNNVPQPHATLYYSQRSSQGGLLIAEATGVSDTAQGYPNTPGIWTKEQVLAWKPIVDAVHAKGALFFCQIVHVGRVSSSSFQPNGQAPISSTDKPLAPQDGMEFTPPRRLTKEEIPQIVHDFRLAARNAIQAGFDGVEIHGAHGYLLDQFMKDKVNDRTDEYGGSLENRCRFPLEIVEAVASEIGAERVGIRLSPFADYAESGDSSPDELGLYMANALNKYNILYCHMVEPRMKTLGEKFETPHSLVPMRKAFNGTFIVAGGYGRQDGINAIAENRADLVVYGRLFLANPDLPKRFALDAPLNKYKRETFYVSDPVVGYTDYPFLE; encoded by the coding sequence ATGGCTTCTCCTAATAACCCTCTTATTACTCCTTACAAGATGGGCAACTTCAACCTCTCCCACAGAATCGTTTTGGCGCCGCTTGCCAGAATGAGATCCTACAACAATGTTCCACAGCCCCATGCTACTCTCTATTACTCTCAGAGATCTTCCCAAGGAGGCCTTCTCATAGCTGAAGCCACTGGCGTCTCCGACACTGCTCAAGGCTATCCAAACACCCCCGGCATTTGGACAAAGGAACAAGTACTAGCCTGGAAACCCATTGTGGACGCTGTTCATGCCAAAGGCGCTCTATTCTTCTGCCAGATTGTGCATGTTGGAAGggtttcatcttcatcttttcaGCCAAACGGGCAAGCACCGATATCTTCCACAGACAAGCCACTCGCGCCACAAGATGGCATGGAATTCACACCACCAAGGCGCCTAACGAAGGAAGAAATTCCTCAGATTGTCCATGACTTCAGACTCGCTGCAAGGAATGCTATTCAAGCTGGTTTTGATGGGGTTGAGATCCATGGGGCTCATGGCTACCTGCTTGACCAATTTATGAAAGACAAAGTGAATGACCGAACAGATGAATATGGTGGTTCGCTTGAGAACCGTTGTCGATTTCCATTGGAAATTGTTGAAGCTGTGGCGAGTGAGATAGGAGCAGAAAGAGTTGGAATTAGGTTATCGCCTTTTGCAGACTATGCAGAATCTGGAGACTCTAGTCCTGACGAGTTGGGGCTTTATATGGCTAATGCCCTCAATAAATACAATATTCTGTACTGTCACATGGTAGAGCCGAGAATGAAAACTCTTGGAGAAAAGTTTGAAACCCCTCACAGCCTGGTGCCAATGAGGAAAGCTTTCAATGGAACTTTTATAGTTGCTGGAGGTTATGGACGACAAGATGGGATCAATGCTATAGCTGAAAACAGGGCAGACCTTGTTGTTTATGGTCGTTTGTTCTTAGCCAATCCAGATCTACCAAAGAGATTTGCGCTTGATGCTCCTCTCAACAAGTACAAGCGGGAGACATTCTACGTTTCTGACCCGGTTGTTGGTTACACCGACTACCCGTTTCTTGAATGA
- the LOC130729866 gene encoding uncharacterized protein LOC130729866 produces the protein MASETVISPETVSKAVTSLLKWRKSQSETQKPNLLGPDEEFVYLVLTLKKVPQKGRVNPHKLPLPHSLHSDFSQHCLILDDRANKGRVTKADAQAKIKAESIPIAKVLKLSKLASDYRPFEAKRKLCDSYDLFFTDKAVVPLLARLLGKQFFKKRKVPVPLDLTKKNWKEQVEKACSSAMMFLRTGTCSVVRVAKVSMEKDEIVENVVAAVRAAVELVPKKWGNVRSLHVKMLDSLSLPIYLAVPDVRLKIDGGKAEAEAKEKDSVKEKKKSGEDGDREVGKKNKKGRIHQVKYMDVDAASGSKDEDGDNAVTEDDAERSDGGVEKLGSKKRKKGSKVGKESAKLTSVKTLGEPETPKEGVKRRKNKDGSSTKVTKKGLIKKGGDKLHAKKEGSSEKKKKLKGADAKVKAKKIKKAAA, from the coding sequence ATGGCTTCCGAAACCGTGATAAGCCCTGAGACAGTATCGAAAGCCGTCACCTCCCTCCTCAAATGGCGAAAATCCCAATCGGAGACGCAAAAACCCAACCTCTTAGGCCCAGACGAGGAGTTCGTGTACCTCGTTCTCACCCTGAAGAAGGTCCCTCAAAAGGGTCGCGTGAACCCTCACAAGCTTCCCCTCCCTCACTCCCTCCACTCCGATTTCTCCCAGCACTGCCTCATCCTCGACGACCGCGCCAACAAGGGCCGTGTCACCAAGGCGGACGCGCAGGCCAAGATCAAGGCCGAGTCCATCCCCATTGCCAAGGTCCTCAAGCTCTCCAAGCTCGCTTCTGATTACCGCCCCTTTGAGGCCAAGCGGAAGCTCTGTGACTCCTATGATCTGTTTTTCACCGACAAGGCGGTCGTTCCGTTGCTCGCCCGCCTTCTCGGGAAGCAGTTTTTCAAGAAGCGTAAGGTGCCTGTGCCGCTGGATTTGACTAAGAAGAACTGGAAGGAGCAGGTGGAGAAGGCGTGCTCGTCGGCGATGATGTTTTTGAGGACCGGGACGTGTAGTGTGGTGAGGGTTGCGAAGGTGAGCATGGAGAAGGATGAGATTGTGGAGAATGTGGTTGCGGCGGTTCGTGCTGCAGTTGAGCTTGTTCCGAAGAAGTGGGGGAATGTGAGGTCGTTGCATGTTAAGATGTTGGATTCTCTGTCTTTGCCGATTTATCTGGCTGTTCCTGATGTGAGGTTGAAGATTGATGGAGGGAAAGCTGAGGCGGAAGCGAAGGAGAAGGATAGtgtgaaggagaagaagaagagtggtGAGGATGGGGATAGGGAAGTggggaagaagaataagaagggGAGGATTCATCAAGTTAAGTACATGGATGTGGATGCGGCGTCAGGGAGCAAGGATGAGGATGGTGACAATGCTGTGACCGAAGATGATGCTGAAAGGAGTGATGGAGGAGTGGAAAAATTGGGGAgtaagaagaggaagaaaggaagCAAAGTGGGGAAAGAGTCTGCTAAGTTGACTAGTGTGAAAACATTGGGGGAACCTGAAACTCCTAAGGAAGGGGTCAAGAGGAGGAAAAATAAAGATGGGTCGTCTACCAAAGTGACAAAGAAAGGTTTGATCAAGAAGGGTGGAGATAAATTGCATGCTAAAAAGGAGGGGTccagtgagaagaagaagaagttgaaagGAGCTGATGCGAAGGTTAAGGCGAAGAAAATTAAGAAGGCGGCGGCATGA